One part of the Streptomyces lienomycini genome encodes these proteins:
- a CDS encoding F0F1 ATP synthase subunit epsilon, protein MAAELHVALVAADREVWSGEATLVVARTTSGDIGVMPGHQPLLGVLESGPVTIRTSDGGTVVAAVHGGFISFADDKLSLLAEIAELSDEIDVQRAERELERAKAEGDAHAERRADVRLRAAAGR, encoded by the coding sequence TTGGCTGCTGAGCTGCACGTCGCGCTGGTCGCGGCCGACCGAGAGGTCTGGTCCGGCGAGGCCACCCTGGTCGTCGCGCGCACCACGTCCGGCGACATCGGCGTCATGCCCGGTCACCAGCCGCTGCTCGGTGTGCTGGAGTCGGGCCCGGTGACCATTCGTACGAGTGACGGCGGGACGGTCGTCGCCGCCGTGCACGGCGGTTTCATCTCGTTCGCCGACGACAAGCTGTCGCTGCTGGCCGAGATCGCCGAGCTGTCGGACGAGATCGACGTCCAGCGCGCGGAGCGGGAGCTCGAGCGCGCGAAGGCGGAGGGCGACGCCCACGCCGAGCGTCGCGCCGACGTCCGACTGCGCGCGGCGGCGGGACGCTGA
- a CDS encoding response regulator: MIRVLVAEDQSAVRAGLVLILGSAPDIEVVGEAADGEQAVSLARELRPDLVLMDVQMPRLDGVSATRIVVGEQLADVLVLTTFDLDEYVFGALRAGAAGFLLKNTDAKDLLTAVRTVAGGEGIVAPAVTRRLIAEFAAKPMREPTADPAVLRELTRREREVLSCLGEGLSNAAVAERLDMAEATVKTHVSRLLGKLGLRSRVQAAVLAQELGI; encoded by the coding sequence ATGATCCGCGTCCTCGTCGCCGAGGACCAGTCCGCCGTCCGCGCGGGGCTGGTGCTGATCCTGGGCAGCGCACCGGACATCGAGGTGGTGGGCGAGGCAGCCGATGGCGAGCAGGCGGTGTCGCTGGCCCGGGAGCTGCGTCCCGACCTGGTGCTGATGGACGTGCAGATGCCGCGCCTGGACGGCGTGTCGGCGACCCGGATCGTGGTCGGCGAGCAGCTCGCCGACGTCCTGGTGCTGACCACCTTCGACCTCGACGAGTACGTGTTCGGGGCGCTGCGGGCGGGGGCCGCCGGGTTCCTGCTGAAGAACACCGACGCCAAGGACCTGCTCACGGCCGTGCGCACGGTGGCCGGCGGCGAGGGCATCGTGGCCCCGGCCGTCACCCGGCGGCTGATCGCCGAGTTCGCCGCGAAGCCGATGCGCGAGCCGACCGCGGACCCGGCGGTGCTGCGGGAGCTGACCCGGCGTGAGCGCGAGGTGCTGTCCTGTCTCGGCGAGGGACTGTCCAACGCGGCGGTCGCCGAGCGTCTCGACATGGCGGAGGCCACGGTGAAGACGCACGTCAGCCGACTGCTGGGGAAGCTGGGGCTGCGCAGCCGGGTCCAAGCGGCGGTGCTGGCACAGGAGTTGGGTATCTAG
- a CDS encoding DUF2550 domain-containing protein has translation MALALTVCGIVVALVVIGLFVFGLRRRLIQRSGGTFDCSLRWDAPKEGDTGGKGWAYGVARYNGDRVEWYRVFSYSPRPRRVLERSAIEVAGRRVPDGEEELALLSDAVVLACLHRGTRLELAMSEDALTGFLAWLEAAPPGQRVNVA, from the coding sequence ATGGCCCTCGCTCTGACTGTGTGCGGAATTGTCGTCGCCCTGGTGGTGATCGGGCTCTTCGTCTTCGGTCTGCGCCGCCGGCTGATCCAGCGTTCGGGCGGCACCTTCGACTGCTCCCTGCGCTGGGACGCCCCCAAGGAGGGCGACACCGGCGGCAAGGGCTGGGCCTACGGCGTCGCCCGCTACAACGGCGACCGGGTCGAGTGGTACCGCGTCTTCTCGTACTCCCCCCGCCCGCGCCGGGTGCTCGAACGCTCGGCGATCGAGGTGGCCGGCCGCCGGGTGCCGGACGGCGAGGAGGAGCTGGCCCTGCTCTCCGACGCCGTGGTCCTGGCCTGCCTCCACCGGGGCACACGGCTCGAACTGGCGATGAGCGAAGACGCGCTGACCGGATTCCTCGCGTGGCTGGAAGCAGCCCCGCCCGGACAGCGAGTGAATGTGGCGTAG
- the atpD gene encoding F0F1 ATP synthase subunit beta, whose product MTTTVETATATGRVARVIGPVVDVEFPVDAMPDIYNALHVEVADPAKEGELKTLTLEVAQHLGDGLVRTISMQPTDGLVRQAPVTDTGAAISVPVGDFTKGKVFNTLGEVLNVDEQYTGERWPIHRKAPNFDELESKTEMFETGVKVIDLLTPYVKGGKIGLFGGAGVGKTVLIQEMIYRVANNHDGVSVFAGVGERTREGNDLIDEMSESGVIDKTALVFGQMDEPPGTRLRVALAGLTMAEYFRDVQKQDVLFFIDNIFRFTQAGSEVSTLLGRMPSAVGYQPNLADEMGLLQERITSTRGHSITSMQAIYVPADDLTDPAPATTFAHLDATTVLSRPISEKGIYPAVDPLDSTSRILDPRYIAADHYQAAMRVKNILQKYKDLQDIIAILGIDELGEEDKLVVHRARRVERFLSQNTHVAKQFTGVDGSDVPLDESIAAFNAICDGEYDHFPEQAFFMCGGIEDLKSNAKELGVS is encoded by the coding sequence ATGACCACCACTGTTGAGACCGCGACGGCCACGGGCCGCGTCGCCCGGGTCATCGGCCCGGTCGTCGACGTGGAGTTCCCCGTCGACGCGATGCCGGACATCTACAACGCGCTGCACGTCGAGGTGGCCGACCCGGCCAAGGAGGGTGAGCTCAAGACGCTGACCCTCGAGGTCGCCCAGCACCTCGGTGACGGCCTGGTCCGCACCATCTCCATGCAGCCCACCGACGGCCTGGTCCGCCAGGCCCCGGTGACCGACACGGGTGCGGCCATCTCCGTCCCCGTCGGCGACTTCACCAAGGGCAAGGTGTTCAACACCCTCGGCGAGGTGCTGAACGTCGACGAGCAGTACACCGGTGAGCGCTGGCCGATCCACCGCAAGGCCCCGAACTTCGACGAGCTCGAGTCGAAGACCGAGATGTTCGAGACCGGCGTCAAGGTCATCGACCTGCTGACCCCGTACGTCAAGGGCGGCAAGATCGGCCTGTTCGGCGGTGCCGGCGTCGGCAAGACGGTGCTCATCCAGGAGATGATCTACCGCGTCGCCAACAACCACGACGGTGTCTCCGTGTTCGCCGGTGTCGGTGAGCGCACCCGTGAGGGCAACGACCTCATCGACGAGATGAGCGAGTCCGGCGTCATCGACAAGACCGCGCTGGTCTTCGGTCAGATGGACGAGCCGCCGGGCACCCGTCTGCGCGTCGCGCTGGCCGGCCTGACCATGGCCGAGTACTTCCGCGACGTCCAGAAGCAGGACGTGCTGTTCTTCATCGACAACATCTTCCGCTTCACCCAGGCGGGCTCCGAGGTGTCGACCCTGCTCGGCCGCATGCCCTCCGCGGTGGGCTACCAGCCGAACCTGGCCGACGAGATGGGTCTCCTCCAGGAGCGCATCACCTCGACCCGTGGTCACTCGATCACCTCGATGCAGGCGATCTACGTCCCCGCGGACGACCTGACCGACCCGGCCCCGGCCACCACCTTCGCCCACCTCGACGCGACGACGGTGCTGTCCCGTCCGATCTCGGAGAAGGGCATCTACCCGGCCGTGGACCCGCTGGACTCGACGTCCCGCATCCTCGACCCGCGGTACATCGCGGCGGACCACTACCAGGCCGCGATGCGCGTGAAGAACATCCTGCAGAAGTACAAGGACCTGCAGGACATCATCGCGATCCTCGGTATCGACGAGCTGGGCGAAGAGGACAAGCTCGTCGTCCACCGCGCCCGTCGCGTGGAGCGCTTCCTGTCCCAGAACACCCACGTCGCCAAGCAGTTCACCGGCGTCGACGGGTCGGACGTCCCGCTGGACGAGTCGATCGCGGCCTTCAACGCGATCTGCGACGGCGAGTACGACCACTTCCCGGAGCAGGCGTTCTTCATGTGCGGCGGCATCGAGGACCTGAAGAGCAACGCCAAGGAGCTGGGCGTCTCCTGA
- a CDS encoding glycoside hydrolase family 18 chitinase, which translates to MRFRHKAAALAATLALPLPGLVGLASPAQAAASATATFEKTSDWGTGFGGKWTVKNTGTASLSSWTVEWDFPSGTKVTSAWDATVTNSADHWTAKNVGWNGTLAPGASVSFGFNGSGPGSPSNCKLNGGSCDGTSVPGDEAPSAPGTPTASNITDTSVKLSWSAATDDKGVKNYDVLRDGAKVATVTGTTYTDNGLTKGTDYSYTVKARDTADQTGPVSGSVKVTTTGGGDGGNPNPNPGAEVKMGYFTNWGVYGRNYHVKNLVTSGSADKITHINYAFGNVQGGKCTIGDSYADYDKAYTADQSVDGVADTWDQPLRGNFNQLRKLKAKYPNIKILYSFGGWTWSGGFPDAVKNPAAFAKSCHDLVEDPRWADVFDGIDLDWEYPNACGLSCDETSSPNAFSNMMKAMRAEFGQDYLITAAVTADGSDGGKIDAADYGEASKSIDWYNVMTYDFFGAWAKNGPTAPHSPLNAYDGIPQQGFNTADAMAKFKSKGVPADKLLIGIGFYGRGWTGVTQSAPGGTATGPAAGTYEAGIEDYKVLKNSCPATGTIAGTAYAHCGTNWWSYDTPATIKSKMDWAEQQGLGGAFFWEFSGDTANGELVSAIDSGLK; encoded by the coding sequence ATGCGCTTCAGACACAAAGCCGCGGCACTCGCAGCGACCCTGGCGCTTCCCCTCCCCGGCCTGGTCGGCCTCGCGAGCCCGGCCCAGGCCGCCGCGAGCGCGACGGCCACCTTCGAGAAGACCTCGGACTGGGGCACGGGCTTCGGCGGCAAGTGGACGGTGAAGAACACCGGCACCGCCTCCCTCAGCTCCTGGACCGTCGAGTGGGACTTCCCCAGCGGCACCAAGGTCACCTCCGCCTGGGACGCCACCGTCACCAACTCCGCCGACCACTGGACCGCCAAGAACGTCGGCTGGAACGGGACGCTCGCCCCCGGGGCCTCGGTCTCCTTCGGCTTCAACGGCAGCGGACCCGGCTCCCCGTCCAACTGCAAGCTCAACGGCGGCAGCTGCGACGGCACCTCGGTCCCCGGTGACGAGGCCCCCTCCGCGCCCGGCACGCCCACCGCCTCCAACATCACCGACACCTCGGTGAAGCTCTCCTGGTCGGCGGCGACCGACGACAAGGGCGTCAAGAACTACGACGTCCTGCGGGACGGCGCGAAGGTCGCCACCGTCACCGGCACCACCTACACGGACAACGGCCTCACCAAGGGCACCGACTACTCGTACACCGTGAAGGCCCGCGACACCGCCGACCAGACCGGCCCGGTCAGCGGCTCCGTCAAGGTCACCACCACCGGCGGCGGGGACGGCGGCAACCCGAACCCGAACCCCGGTGCCGAGGTCAAGATGGGCTACTTCACCAACTGGGGCGTCTACGGCCGCAACTACCACGTGAAGAACCTGGTCACCTCCGGCTCCGCCGACAAGATCACGCACATCAACTACGCCTTCGGCAACGTCCAGGGCGGCAAGTGCACCATCGGCGACTCCTACGCCGACTACGACAAGGCGTACACCGCCGACCAGTCCGTCGACGGCGTCGCCGACACCTGGGACCAGCCGCTGCGCGGCAACTTCAACCAGCTGCGCAAGCTGAAGGCCAAGTACCCGAACATCAAGATCCTCTACTCCTTCGGCGGCTGGACCTGGTCCGGCGGCTTCCCCGACGCCGTGAAGAACCCGGCCGCGTTCGCGAAGTCCTGCCACGACCTGGTCGAGGACCCGCGCTGGGCCGACGTCTTCGACGGCATCGACCTGGACTGGGAGTACCCGAACGCCTGCGGCCTCAGCTGCGACGAGACCAGCTCCCCGAACGCCTTCAGCAACATGATGAAGGCCATGCGCGCCGAGTTCGGCCAGGACTACCTGATCACCGCGGCCGTCACCGCCGACGGCTCGGACGGCGGCAAGATCGACGCCGCCGACTACGGCGAGGCCTCGAAGTCCATCGACTGGTACAACGTGATGACGTACGACTTCTTCGGCGCCTGGGCGAAGAACGGTCCCACCGCACCGCACTCGCCGCTGAACGCGTACGACGGCATCCCGCAGCAGGGCTTCAACACCGCCGACGCGATGGCGAAGTTCAAGTCCAAGGGCGTGCCGGCCGACAAGCTCCTGATCGGCATCGGCTTCTACGGCCGCGGCTGGACCGGCGTCACCCAGTCCGCGCCCGGCGGCACCGCCACCGGCCCGGCGGCCGGCACCTACGAGGCGGGCATCGAGGACTACAAGGTCCTCAAGAACAGCTGCCCGGCCACCGGCACCATCGCCGGCACCGCCTACGCCCACTGCGGCACCAACTGGTGGTCCTACGACACCCCGGCCACCATCAAGTCCAAGATGGACTGGGCGGAGCAGCAGGGCCTCGGCGGCGCCTTCTTCTGGGAGTTCAGCGGCGACACCGCCAACGGCGAGCTGGTCAGCGCCATCGACAGCGGTCTGAAGTAA
- a CDS encoding sensor histidine kinase, translated as MAVRLPRPRRFDVYAASAGLLGGLLLWGIGLGVRPADEPIVLFGGRWPLLVPLVVMAGCELLRRAAPRTGLLIGTVALTADTLTQGSLVTVIMYTDLMYAAVLYGPPASARRIPWITGLLTVASTLVPFAVWRVPEALLIGVAVGVVAFAPASTGLIVRSHREAADAALLRAEQTALLAETDRVQAVTAERSRMARELHDMVANHLSAIAIHSTAALSLDDAATTRQALGVIRENSVAGLAEMRRLIGILRDQGGDTEPAAAPTLDGLGALVEGARANGLDVTLDAAPGESLPAPVELAAYRIVQESLTNALKHASPGTVRVRLDRHEGALRVEVTSPYGDRDTPRAPGSGAGLVGMRERAALLHGTFEAGAVADPGPAGGKIWAVRAALPLTEGDLA; from the coding sequence ATGGCCGTACGACTCCCCCGCCCGCGCCGCTTCGACGTGTACGCCGCGTCGGCCGGGCTGCTGGGCGGGCTGCTGCTGTGGGGCATCGGCCTCGGCGTACGGCCGGCCGACGAGCCGATCGTGCTGTTCGGCGGCCGCTGGCCGCTGCTGGTCCCGCTCGTCGTCATGGCGGGCTGCGAGCTGCTGCGCCGGGCCGCGCCGCGCACCGGTCTGCTGATCGGCACCGTCGCACTCACCGCGGACACGCTCACCCAGGGCAGCCTGGTCACGGTGATCATGTACACCGACCTGATGTACGCCGCCGTGCTGTACGGTCCGCCCGCCTCGGCCCGCCGCATCCCGTGGATCACCGGGCTGCTCACCGTCGCCTCGACGCTGGTGCCGTTCGCCGTGTGGCGGGTGCCCGAGGCGCTGCTCATCGGTGTGGCCGTCGGAGTGGTGGCGTTCGCGCCCGCCTCCACCGGGCTGATCGTGCGCAGCCACCGCGAGGCCGCCGACGCCGCCCTGCTGCGGGCCGAGCAGACCGCGCTGCTCGCCGAGACGGACCGGGTCCAGGCGGTGACGGCGGAGCGCTCCCGGATGGCCCGCGAGCTGCACGACATGGTCGCCAACCACCTGTCCGCGATCGCCATCCACTCCACGGCCGCGCTCTCCCTGGACGACGCGGCGACCACCCGGCAGGCGCTCGGCGTGATCCGGGAGAACAGCGTGGCGGGACTGGCCGAGATGCGACGCCTCATCGGCATCCTGCGGGACCAGGGTGGGGACACCGAGCCGGCCGCCGCCCCCACCCTCGACGGGCTCGGCGCGCTGGTCGAGGGCGCCCGCGCCAACGGCCTCGACGTCACCCTGGACGCGGCACCCGGCGAGAGCCTGCCCGCGCCGGTCGAGCTGGCCGCGTACCGGATCGTGCAGGAGTCGCTCACCAACGCCCTCAAGCACGCCTCGCCGGGCACCGTCCGGGTGCGGCTCGACCGGCACGAGGGCGCCCTGCGGGTCGAGGTGACCAGCCCGTACGGCGACCGGGACACCCCGCGCGCGCCCGGTTCCGGCGCCGGTCTGGTCGGGATGCGGGAGCGGGCCGCGCTGCTGCACGGCACGTTCGAGGCCGGGGCGGTGGCGGACCCCGGCCCGGCGGGCGGCAAGATCTGGGCCGTGCGCGCAGCGCTGCCCCTGACCGAAGGAGACCTCGCATGA
- a CDS encoding F0F1 ATP synthase subunit gamma — protein MGAQLRVYKRRIRSVTATKKITKAMEMIAASRVVKAQRKVAASTPYAQELTRAVTAVGTGSNTKHPLTTEADNPTRAAVLLLTSDRGLAGAFNSNAIKAAEQLTVRLEREGRQVDTYIVGRRGLAHYNFRERKVVESFAGFTDEPSYADAKKVAAPLIEAIEKDTAEGGVDELHIVYTEFVSMMTQTAVDSRLLPLRLDEVAEESATKDEILPLFDFEPSAEDVLDALLPRYVESRIYNALLQSAASKHAATRRAMKSATDNAGELINTLSRLANAARQAEITQEISEIVGGASALADANAGSDN, from the coding sequence ATGGGAGCCCAGCTCCGGGTCTACAAGCGTCGCATCCGATCCGTCACCGCGACCAAGAAGATCACCAAGGCGATGGAGATGATCGCCGCCTCGCGCGTCGTCAAGGCGCAGCGCAAGGTGGCGGCCTCCACGCCGTACGCGCAGGAGCTCACCCGCGCGGTCACGGCGGTCGGGACCGGGTCGAACACGAAGCACCCGCTCACCACGGAGGCGGACAACCCGACCCGTGCCGCGGTCCTGCTCCTCACGAGCGACCGCGGCCTGGCCGGCGCCTTCAACTCCAACGCCATCAAGGCGGCGGAGCAGCTGACCGTGCGCCTCGAGCGTGAGGGCCGGCAGGTCGACACGTACATCGTCGGCCGGCGCGGCCTGGCCCACTACAACTTCCGCGAGCGCAAGGTCGTGGAGTCGTTCGCGGGCTTCACCGACGAGCCCTCGTACGCGGACGCCAAGAAGGTCGCGGCGCCGCTGATCGAGGCCATCGAGAAGGACACGGCCGAGGGCGGCGTGGACGAACTCCACATCGTCTACACCGAGTTCGTCTCGATGATGACGCAGACGGCGGTCGATTCCCGGCTGCTTCCGCTGCGCCTCGACGAGGTGGCCGAGGAGTCGGCGACGAAGGACGAGATCCTTCCGCTGTTCGACTTCGAGCCGTCGGCGGAGGACGTCCTCGACGCCCTGCTGCCGCGCTACGTCGAGAGCCGCATCTACAACGCGCTGCTGCAGTCGGCCGCCTCCAAGCACGCCGCCACGCGGCGCGCGATGAAGTCGGCCACCGACAACGCGGGCGAGCTGATCAACACGCTCTCCCGTCTTGCCAACGCGGCCCGCCAGGCCGAAATCACCCAGGAAATCAGCGAGATCGTCGGTGGCGCCAGTGCCCTGGCCGACGCGAACGCGGGGAGTGACAACTAA